In Deltaproteobacteria bacterium, the genomic stretch GCTGCATAAACGCGCCCGTTCGTGCGGACTCTGGTACCACGCTAATGGGATGAAACTGCGGGAAACGCAACCCCCCGTGCAAACAACCGCCTTATTTGGGTCGAATATCTTTCCCGATAAAGTAGGCGCGGCCCAGTAGCCTTCCGACCCCGTGGTAGGTGTTGATCTCCGGATCGAAGAGTATCGGCTTCACTTTCTCGATGTCGACATATCCCTTCTCGTCGCAAACGGAATCTTCCGCCTTGACATCCTGGATTTCCCCGACGAACTGGGTGTGCAGACCGATCTCGAAGGTATGGAGAAGTCGACACTCGATGATAAGGGGAAACTCCCCAATATACGGCGCGTCCACAAGGGAGCTCCGGACGGGGGTAAGCCCGGCGGTAACGAACTTGTCGACGTTCTTACCGGAAACCATGCCGATGTAATCCGCCTCCCGGGCATACGCCTCGGAGGGAACGCTGATCGTGAATGCCTTCCGCTCCACGATGTTCCCGTATGTGTAGGTGGCCTTCCGGAGCGAGACGGCCAAACATGGAGGGCTGGAACAGCAGATCCCGCCCCATGCCGCAGACATCACGTTCGGCTTCCCCTCCCGGTCATATGTCCCCACCACCCATACCGGGGTGGGGAAGACAAGCGTCTTTGCGCCGAAGGACTTCTTCATGTGGTTCTTCCCTACAACCCTTTC encodes the following:
- a CDS encoding flavin reductase family protein codes for the protein MKKSFGAKTLVFPTPVWVVGTYDREGKPNVMSAAWGGICCSSPPCLAVSLRKATYTYGNIVERKAFTISVPSEAYAREADYIGMVSGKNVDKFVTAGLTPVRSSLVDAPYIGEFPLIIECRLLHTFEIGLHTQFVGEIQDVKAEDSVCDEKGYVDIEKVKPILFDPEINTYHGVGRLLGRAYFIGKDIRPK